TTTTACTACCGTCTTAATCATAATTAGCCTCCTCAGAGTAATTTTTGCAATAAAAAAAGCCTTCTATCCCCAAAAAAGGGACGAAAGGCTGAACTTCCGCGGTACCACCCAAATTGTCATTAAATGACCAACTTACTACTGCTATCCCAGTCTATAACGTGCTGGAAACGTCTAAGCCTACTCAAGTGATCCCTTTCGGTTAGAACTCAAAGGTGTTCTTCATTTATGCTTCATCGCCAGGCTTCCACCGTCCCCAGCTCGCTATCGAATATAGCAAAAACTACTTTCCTTTTCATCGATTTACTAATATGTAGTTTTTAAAAGGATTTTTACTGTAATAATTTATCACAAAACATAATCTTTTGTCTAGTTGCCCCATAATTCATATACATTTTCGCCTTAAAAATCATTGTGTATAATCTCAAATGAAACAAATTTACTTAATTTAAAAAAGTGCTTTAGTGTGAACAGTAAAAAAGGAGCTTGGGTTTGAACCAGGCTCCTTTCGCTATTAAATGGCATGTTTATTATTTCTATTCTTTTTCGTTCTCCACTTCAAAAGAGATTGAATCACACTGTGAATTGCTTTTTTTGCTTTCTGATGGGAATAGAGATATTGATTGATATCACAGATATGATTATCAATGTTGATCCTAGCATTTGAAGACCGCCCATCCTGTCACCATACACCAGTATTCCCAGCATGGTGGCAACGACGGGTTCCAGTGTAGCAACTACTACAGCAGTGCTGCTTTCTGTCCTTTCAAGGCCCCAGGAGTATGCAAAATATGCAACCACAGTCGGGAAAATCCCTAACCCTATCGCATAAAGCCACGCATCCCCGGCGAACAGGACAGCAGCCTTGCTGACTATACCGGTTGTTGGAACCAGCGCAGCTGAGGCCACAAGGAAGGTGTACAAAGTGACTGTAAAAGGATGGTACCGCCTTAATGCCACCTTGCCAAAAATACTGTAAAGAGCGTAGCCAAACCCTGCCCCTAGGCCAATAAGGATACTTGAGACAGAAAATGACGCTCCCCCATGTCCTGTAATGCCTGCGGCAAGTGTACAGCCAATGACTGTCATGACAATCGCCAACAACTTCTTCCTGTTAATGCTTTCTTTTAGGAAAAGAAATGATAAAACCGCTACAAAAGCAGGAGAAGTATACAGTAAAGCAACTGCAATCGGGATGTTCATCAGGTTGATTGCCGTAAAATAAGACCAATTAAAAAACACAATGCTTAGGATTCCTGTACCTACAAAAAGATACAAGTCTTTCACCCTGATTTTCATATGACTTCGGTAAACAGCAATTCCTACCAAAATCAAAATAATGGCAGCGGTCGACACACGTATTGCCACAATCTCCATCGCTGTGAATCCATAATTCGTAAGGCCTTTTACAAAAAAGCCAATCAGCCCCCACATCGCTGCCGCAAATGCAATCATTATATAAGGTAATTTCCCGGACACTCTATTCACCACACAGAAAAGATGGCAGGATTAC
This window of the Mesobacillus jeotgali genome carries:
- a CDS encoding EamA family transporter; translated protein: MSGKLPYIMIAFAAAMWGLIGFFVKGLTNYGFTAMEIVAIRVSTAAIILILVGIAVYRSHMKIRVKDLYLFVGTGILSIVFFNWSYFTAINLMNIPIAVALLYTSPAFVAVLSFLFLKESINRKKLLAIVMTVIGCTLAAGITGHGGASFSVSSILIGLGAGFGYALYSIFGKVALRRYHPFTVTLYTFLVASAALVPTTGIVSKAAVLFAGDAWLYAIGLGIFPTVVAYFAYSWGLERTESSTAVVVATLEPVVATMLGILVYGDRMGGLQMLGSTLIIISVISINISIPIRKQKKQFTV